In Fusobacterium hwasookii, a single window of DNA contains:
- a CDS encoding THUMP domain-containing class I SAM-dependent RNA methyltransferase, with translation MIFVASTTMGLESVVKDECLALGFKNIKVFDGRVEFEGDFKDLVKANIYLRCSDRVFIKMAEFKALTYEELFQNTKAINWQDYIDEDGEFPISWVSSVKSKLYSKSDIQRISKKAIVEKLKEKYKREIFLENGSLYSIKIQCHKDIFIIMLDSSGESLTKRGYRALKMLAPIKETLAAALVYLSKWKADEVLLDPMCGTGTIAIEAAMIARNIAPGANRNFAAEKWSIIDKNLWTDIRDEAFSNEDLSKELKIYASDIDERSIEIAKENSEKAGVEDDIIFEVKNFKNIESPAKYGAMIVNPPYGERLMGDEDIEELYRDFGNFCKKKLAKWSYYIITSYEDFEKSFDKKATKNRKLYNGGIKCYYYQYFGDRKNGYKH, from the coding sequence ATGATATTTGTAGCATCTACAACTATGGGTTTAGAAAGTGTTGTTAAAGATGAATGTCTTGCCTTAGGTTTTAAAAATATAAAGGTTTTTGATGGTAGAGTTGAATTTGAAGGAGATTTCAAAGATTTAGTTAAGGCTAATATATATTTAAGATGTTCTGATAGAGTATTTATTAAAATGGCAGAATTTAAAGCTTTAACTTATGAAGAATTATTTCAAAATACAAAAGCTATTAACTGGCAAGATTATATAGATGAAGATGGAGAGTTTCCAATTTCTTGGGTAAGTTCTGTTAAATCTAAACTATATTCAAAGTCTGATATACAAAGAATTTCTAAAAAAGCCATTGTTGAAAAGTTAAAAGAAAAATATAAAAGAGAAATCTTTTTAGAAAATGGTTCTTTATACTCAATAAAAATTCAATGTCATAAAGATATATTCATTATAATGCTTGATAGTTCTGGAGAATCTTTGACAAAAAGAGGATATAGAGCTTTAAAAATGCTTGCTCCTATTAAAGAAACTTTAGCAGCAGCACTTGTATATTTATCAAAATGGAAAGCTGATGAAGTTTTGCTTGACCCAATGTGTGGGACAGGTACCATTGCAATAGAAGCAGCTATGATAGCTAGAAATATTGCTCCAGGAGCAAATAGAAACTTTGCAGCTGAAAAATGGTCTATTATTGATAAAAATCTTTGGACTGATATAAGAGATGAAGCATTTTCAAATGAAGATTTATCAAAAGAGTTAAAAATTTATGCCTCAGATATAGATGAAAGAAGTATAGAAATTGCAAAAGAAAACTCCGAAAAAGCTGGGGTTGAAGACGATATAATTTTTGAAGTGAAAAATTTTAAAAATATTGAAAGTCCAGCTAAATATGGTGCTATGATAGTAAATCCTCCTTATGGTGAAAGACTTATGGGAGATGAAGATATTGAAGAATTATATAGAGATTTTGGAAATTTTTGTAAAAAGAAGTTAGCTAAATGGTCTTACTATATAATTACTTCTTATGAAGATTTTGAAAAATCTTTTGATAAAAAAGCAACTAAAAATCGTAAATTATATAATGGTGGTATAAAGTGTTATTATTATCAATATTTTGGAGATAGAAAAAATGGATATAAACACTAA